AACTCACATTATGAAGCAAACATTCCTCGGTTTAATTTTTATACCCATTTTAGTGTTTACCTCTTGTCACACAACAAAAAAAGCAGCGATAACCACACCTGTCTCATCACCAAATACTACGTCATCCGCTCCCCCTTTTCCGTTATCCCAACCGGTGGATGGAAGTCCGGCTCCCGGGGATGACGCGTTGGCTGCCATTCAAAAACAATATTCAGATGCTACGTTAGAACAACTAAAAGAAGGACATGCAATTTTTACAACAGGTGCTTGTATCAATTGTCATGGTGTTTCTAACATTCATCAATATGAGCAAGCACAATGGAAAAGCATTCTTGAAGATATGACGCAAAGAGCCTATTTATCAAATACACAAAAAGATGCTGTTACTAAATATGTATTGGCAATAAAAGCAATGCCATCGAAATAAAAACTACTTTTATAAAAAACAACGTTATGAAAAATAAAATCGTTTTTTCGCTATTACTTTTAATCGTGATCAATGGGATTTCTCAACCTTCCAAATTTGAGTATTTCGGCAGACTTAATCCATCTGTAAAAAAAGATAAATTGAATGATGCCAAATTTGTTACAGACCTTTCGCCTGTGTTGTGGCACCTACTGATTTTGCCTAACAAGGATCGTGTTGAACTGGACGAACAAAGAAAATTAAATTATCCGCTGGGCTTTTTTGCATATCCTCAAGGTGGTTATAATACAATTGTAGATTATGTTTCGGTTGAAATTTCTACGACACACAATGGTGTTGTTGTAACATCCACAGGGGCAAAAGAAGCGCTAACAACCGAACAAAAAAACAACATCAAGAGTGCTGACCTGGGAAGTGATATCAATGTTGTTATTCGGTTCAAATACAAGAAGCAATTAAGTAATACAATTGTGGCCAACAAGTTAATAGAAGGCAATTTGAATATCACCGTGGTACCAGCATCAGAAGCGGAATTTCCGGGTGGCAATAAGCAGTTGACAAATTATCTGAATGAAAATATTTTTGAAAAAGTTTCTGAGAAAAAAGCGTTCCGAAATCTCCCACAAGCAGTTGTAAAGTTTAGTGTTGATGAACACGGCAAAGTGATGAATGTAAAGATGTCACGTTCGTCAATGGATGCAACAACAGATTTACAAATTATAAATGCGATTAACAAAATGCCGAATTGGAAACCGGCAAAAAATTCAAACGGCAAAAATGTTGCACAGGAATTTCAAATTCCATTTGGGATGTCAGGAGGGTGTTAAAATAATTAATAAATCTAATTCTAAAGTGAAATTCGTCTTACCTTTTTCTTCAACAGATCATCAATAGCCGGCTCTGTCCATTTTTTTCTTTTGGAGCACGATGAATACACGGGAGAACAAGACTTTCAGGATGGTCAACCGCCAACTTCCATAAATGACCAAGTCCTAAGCTGATAGGTTGTGCATTAGAGTTAGGCAGATAATGCAAATCAAAAAATTGTTCATTTAAAAACGATTCAAATCCTTCATTAGCTCCACCATATATTTTTTTGAGTTCATCACGTATTTCGGGAACAAGCACTTTTTGTTTCGCTTGTGCATTTGGCACTATTTCACTTGACTCGCCATCATACGTGCATAAAAAAGTATCGGTTGGTACCGGAGATCGATCTACATGAAAAGAGTAAACATCTCTTGGAAAAAACGGATAGGTATCATCTCTCTCATAACACTTGATCAAATTGAGGATTGGAGAAGCGCCATGAGCTTTCAACATCTTTAAGTCATTTAAAAGAATTTCGCGAGCAAGTTGTCCTTGTTCACTCAATTGAAGTTCAAAAAGTTCATCCTGATCAATTACTGCTATATTTTCTTTTAGTTCGATCTTATTCGCAATCTCCGAAAAATTACCTTGTAGTTTGCGGGTCCAGCAAATAGCATTCACTTCTCCCTGAAACGGTGTGGAAATAAGTTCATGAAAACTACTAACACATTGAATTTGATTCGAAGTTTCAGAAAACGCTATCATACTGTTTACTTGTTTGAATGAAGTTCGATGACTGTAATAAGTGATGCTGACTATTGAATTATCAAAAAAAAGCCGCTGAAAAATTCAGCGGCTTTCTGTACCCAAACAGTTGCACTTATCGAACTTTTTAACTGATTTTGAAAGGATTAAAAGTTACATGGGTTCATATATAATAGAAGCTAAGATTTCAATTCGTTTTTCGAGACACTAAAGTGGTTTTATGCTTAATAAGTAATAAATTTAATGATTATAATCATACTTTTAACTAATAGTAAAACGTAAATTTGTGATGCTGTTCCTTTATTTTTATTACTTTTAAGGAAATAAGAAATCTGTTTATGCAAATTGACGCTGATATATTAATAACATGGGGGGCTATAGCTAAAAAATTCAAAAAGGGTGATTTTATTTTTCATGAAGGAGATCACCCTAGGTATTATTATCAAATAATTGAAGGAACCGTTAAAATGTTTAATGCCAATTTAGACGGAAAAGAATTTACCCAATCAGAATTTAAAACTGGACGCAGTTTTGGTGAGCCACCCATTTTCATTGATGAAAACTACCCTTCTTCAGCTGTTGCTTGTCAGGACTCAATTGTTTTGAAATTATCAAAAGAGAAATTTTTAGAAATTTTAGATGAATATCCTGTGTATCAAAAACAAATGATTATTCTTTTTGCTAAGCGAATATATAGTAAAGCTACAACCGCCAGAGAAATTATAAACAATACGCCTGAGTCAAGAATAATAGGGTTTCTGAATGATTTTAAAAAGAAAAACAATCGAGAAAGTGAGAAGGTTGAAATCCCTTATACTCGCCAAGAGATTGCTAATTATACTGGATTAAGAGTAGAAACGGTTATTAGGACTTTAACAAAAATGAAAACTAAAAAAATAGTTCAGATAGTTGAACGCAAACTCATATATTGATTATGTCTTTTAATATTAAATTCTGGTTAAAAATATCGCTTATTAATTTGTTAATTGTAGCTAGCCTTGGTGTTTTAATGAGGTATAAAATCGGGTTTGATTTTCCATATTTCAGTCAAAAAAACATACAACACGCGCATTCTCATTTCGCTTTTTCTGGCTGGATTACACATTCCTTATATATATTAATGATTCACTTTGTATTGAAAAAATTACCCCTATTAAATACTAAAAATTATAAACGAATTATCATTGCAAATTTAATATGCTCGTACGGTATGTTGTTTTCTTTTTCATATCAAGGCTATAGTACTTTATCAATCATTTTTTCTACAATTACAATAATTATTGCTTGCTTATTTACATTTTTCTATTTTAAAGATTTAGAAAATGTTGATGATTCTAACCCTTCTAAACCTTGGTTTAAAGCAGCTTTATTATTTAATATTATTTCATCAGTTGGAACCTTTTATTTAGCATACATGATGGCTTCCAGAAATTTTAATGAACACTGGTATTTAGCCTCTGTATATTTTTACCTACATTTTCAATACAACGGATTTTTTATTTTTTCTTGTTTGGGTTTGTTTTTTAGTGAGACCACAAAAATACTACCTCAATTTAAATATGATAAAGTATATTTTAAACTATCTTATATGTCATTTATCCCTGCCTATTTTCTATCAACATTGTGGGCAAAATTACCTAATTGGCTATATGTTATTGTTGTAATTGCAGCTTTTATACAAGTATTTTTATGGATAAAGATTATCAAGGCGATAAAAACATCACTCAAGTTGAGTGGTACAACATTAAATAAATTTCAGATTTACTTATTTCTATTTGTAGGCATTGCGTTTACAGTTAAACTAATGTTACAATTAGGCTCAACAATTCCTGCTGTAAGCGATCTTGCATTTGGATTTAGACCAATCGTTATTGCGTATTTGCATTTAGTTTTATTAGCAGTAATTTCTGTATTCATTCTATCATTTCTATATACTTTTAAATTAATATTAGTTAATAAACTAACCACTATAGCATTTAGCGTATTTGTTATAGGGATATTTTTAAATGAATTAGTTTTAGGTGTTCAGGGAGTGGCTGCTTTCAGCTATATAGTTGTGAAATATGTAAATGAAACTCTTTTTGGAGTATCATTATTACTTTTCTCAGGTACGATATTAATGGTGCTTTCTCAAAGAAAACAATCATCAGAAATATAACAAATGACATCGTACTATTTAATGAAAACACTTAAAATATAAAACTTAAGTTCATCAAAAAATTTCGTCCACATTATGCTGACGATTTGCATACTTCATTAGTTAGATAAACGTGATTATAATCATAAGATAATCTTTATTCTGTCATTATCCAGATAAACTAATTTCTTAAGACAACTGATAATTTTGTATTAAGAGAAGTGAAGTTAATAGGATTTAGTTCCGAGTTTTCTATTCCTGATAATGTATCTGTATCATTCATAAATTTTTGAATATAGTAAGTCCCTCTATAATCAAACTTCTCCAAAACTTCTATCATTTTTTGAATATCCTTTTGAGCCAAAAGAGATGAGTGAATTGTAGTTCTTACCTCAAAGGGAACATTACTATTAATTAATAATTTAAGGCTATAGATAAACTTAGAATACAAGTTAGAGTTTGTTATAAATTTAAACATCTCTGTTGGCGCCTTAAAATCAAGTGCGACATAGTCAATTAATTTTTCTCGTATTAAACAATCTAATATGAGGGGGGCTGTTCCATTTGTATCGATTTTAACTAATAACCCCATCTTTTTTATCTCCGTTATGAGGTTAATACAACCTTTATGAAGGGTGCATTCCCCTCCACTCAAAACTACACCATCCAATAAATTAATTCTAGTTTTTAAAAAATTTAAAGCCTCATGAAATGACAACTTTCCTTTACCTAATACTATATCTGGATTATAACAATATAAACATCTCATATTACAGCCTGCAAACCATAAAATGCAGGCTGTTTTATGAGGGTAATCCAACAGAGTAAATGGAGTGATGTTGTAAATTGGCTTAGCGACATCTACTCTCATTAAATTGTAATCGTTGTTTATGTTCACCTTTTTTCCCAATATTAAAACTTTCTACAGGTCTATGATAACCCATTACTCGTGTATAAACGAGGCATTTTGTTCGCTGCAAATTATGACTTTGCAACAATTGATTGTTTTTGTGTGTTTTCATGTTTAATATGATTAAGCTTTAATTTTTCTAATAAAATTTCATCGCATTCTGGACAATATTCATGCTCCCCTGATAAATATCCATGAGTGGGACAAATACTAAATACTGGAGTGATTGTAATATATGGTAATCTAAAATTTGAAAGAACTTTTTTTACTAAGTTTCTACAAGCCTCCGCTGAGCTTAATTTTTCTCTCATATATAAATGTAAAACTGTACCTCCAGTATATTTGCATTGTAATTCATCTTGTAAAAGCAATGCTTCAAAAGGATCGTCTGTGTGATCCACAGGAATTTGGGAGCTATTTGTATAGTAAATGTTTTCTTCGGTACCAGATTGAATAATATTTGGAAATCTTTTCTTATCTTCTTTTGCAAAACGATACGTTGTACCTTCTGCAGGAGTAGCTTCTAAGTTGTATAAGTTTCCAGTTTCTTCCTGATAAAGCTTCATCTTTTCACGAATATATTCTAATATTTGACCGGCAAATTCAATCCCTGTTTCAGTAGTAATATTATCTTTTTCACCCGTAAAGTTCAATATCATTTCATTGATTCCATTTACTCCAATTGTAGAGAAATGATTTCTAAAATGACTTAAATACCTTTTAGTGTATGGATATAGCCCTCTATCATACATATCTTGAATAAAAACACGTTTCTTTTCTAGTGTAGATTTTGAGATTTCAAGCAAAAAATCTAAGCGCTCATATAAAGCTTTTATATTTCCTTTATATAAATAACCTAAACGAGCCATATTAATTGTAACAACACCAATACTTCCTGTCATCTCAGCACTTCCAAACAATCCGTTGCCTCTCTTTAATAGTTCTCTTAAATCAAGTTGTAATCTGCAACACATGCTTCTTACAGCATTTGGTTTATAAGCCTTCTCGTTTTCAATTTTATTCCCATTATCATCTAAGACATATTGGCTACCAATAAAATTTTGGAAATATGAAGAACCAATCTTTGCTGTATTTTCAAATAATAAGTCTGTATTTTCGCCATACCAGTCAAAATCTTCAGTAATATTTACAGTAGGAATTGGAAAAGTGAAAGGTTGTCCCTGAGAATCACCTTCTGTCATTACAGTATAGTAGGCCTTATTTATCATATTCATCTCCGTTTGAAAATGCTCATATCTCATGTCAATTAGATCACCAACTCCTCTTTCTCTTGCAAGTTCAATAAGTGTAATGTCATTTATTGTTTTAAAAAGATGATTATCATTTCTTGTAGGGATCTGTTCTTTTAAATCAGAAGGAACTACCCAATCTAACGTGATGTTAGTAAAAGGCGATTGCCCCCAACGTGCTGGAACATTGAGGTTGTAGATGAAACTACGAATAGCCTTCAATACTTCCTCAAAAGATAATTTATCCTTAAATACATAAGGAGCTAAGTATGTATCAAATG
This portion of the Bacteroidota bacterium genome encodes:
- a CDS encoding anaerobic ribonucleoside-triphosphate reductase activating protein — its product is MRVDVAKPIYNITPFTLLDYPHKTACILWFAGCNMRCLYCYNPDIVLGKGKLSFHEALNFLKTRINLLDGVVLSGGECTLHKGCINLITEIKKMGLLVKIDTNGTAPLILDCLIREKLIDYVALDFKAPTEMFKFITNSNLYSKFIYSLKLLINSNVPFEVRTTIHSSLLAQKDIQKMIEVLEKFDYRGTYYIQKFMNDTDTLSGIENSELNPINFTSLNTKLSVVLRN
- a CDS encoding energy transducer TonB, with translation MKNKIVFSLLLLIVINGISQPSKFEYFGRLNPSVKKDKLNDAKFVTDLSPVLWHLLILPNKDRVELDEQRKLNYPLGFFAYPQGGYNTIVDYVSVEISTTHNGVVVTSTGAKEALTTEQKNNIKSADLGSDINVVIRFKYKKQLSNTIVANKLIEGNLNITVVPASEAEFPGGNKQLTNYLNENIFEKVSEKKAFRNLPQAVVKFSVDEHGKVMNVKMSRSSMDATTDLQIINAINKMPNWKPAKNSNGKNVAQEFQIPFGMSGGC
- a CDS encoding ribonucleoside triphosphate reductase; translated protein: MEKYVIKRTGEYKPLDCFKIKDAISKGFQSVNEKFEEGIFEEVILELISKDTWSVEEIQDIIEKKLFARKYFDVMRSFMLYRHTRKLQRELTNNIDTTTTYINSTQTIEEYIGQTDWRINANANTAYSNAGLVNNVAGKIIANYWLDKVYSPEEGVTHRNGDIHIHDLDCLTGYCAGWSLRALLNDGFNGVRGRVESKAPSHFREALGQMANFLGILQSEWAGAQAFSSFDTYLAPYVFKDKLSFEEVLKAIRSFIYNLNVPARWGQSPFTNITLDWVVPSDLKEQIPTRNDNHLFKTINDITLIELARERGVGDLIDMRYEHFQTEMNMINKAYYTVMTEGDSQGQPFTFPIPTVNITEDFDWYGENTDLLFENTAKIGSSYFQNFIGSQYVLDDNGNKIENEKAYKPNAVRSMCCRLQLDLRELLKRGNGLFGSAEMTGSIGVVTINMARLGYLYKGNIKALYERLDFLLEISKSTLEKKRVFIQDMYDRGLYPYTKRYLSHFRNHFSTIGVNGINEMILNFTGEKDNITTETGIEFAGQILEYIREKMKLYQEETGNLYNLEATPAEGTTYRFAKEDKKRFPNIIQSGTEENIYYTNSSQIPVDHTDDPFEALLLQDELQCKYTGGTVLHLYMREKLSSAEACRNLVKKVLSNFRLPYITITPVFSICPTHGYLSGEHEYCPECDEILLEKLKLNHIKHENTQKQSIVAKS
- a CDS encoding Crp/Fnr family transcriptional regulator, with the translated sequence MQIDADILITWGAIAKKFKKGDFIFHEGDHPRYYYQIIEGTVKMFNANLDGKEFTQSEFKTGRSFGEPPIFIDENYPSSAVACQDSIVLKLSKEKFLEILDEYPVYQKQMIILFAKRIYSKATTAREIINNTPESRIIGFLNDFKKKNNRESEKVEIPYTRQEIANYTGLRVETVIRTLTKMKTKKIVQIVERKLIY